The DNA region GGGGGCCCCCGCTCCGCGCCACCCCTCCGGCTCAAGCCGCTATTGGACCGTCTTCGGCTAGTGTCAAGTTGCCAGGGGGGCGTCCCTTCCGTTTCCCTACCGGGAATGGCATAATTCGCCGGCCATGGAGCCGCTCCTGAGCCTCAACAACGTCGAGGTCATCTACAACGACGTCATCCTCGTGCTCAAGGGGATGTCGCTGAAGGTCGAGCCGGGGAAGATCGTCGCCCTGCTCGGCGGCAACGGCGGCGGCAAGTCCACCACGCTCAAGGCGATCTCCGGCCTGCTCAAGAGCGAAGAGGGCGAGGTCACCGACGGGTCGATCACGTTCCTCGGCGAGCGCATCGACAACGCCGATCCGGAGTCGATCGTCCGGCAGGGCATCTTCCAGGTGATGGAGGGGCGCCGGGTGTTCGACGAGCTGACCGTGCACGACAACCTTGTCGCCGGCGCGCACACGCGGCGCCACTGGCGCGACGCGAAGCGGGACATGGAGATGGTCTTCACCTATTTCCCGCGCCTGAAGGAGCGGCGCCACAACATCGCGGGCTACCTCTCCGGCGGCGAGCAGCAGATGCTCGCGATCGGGCGGGCGCTCATGGCGCGGCCCAAGCTGATGCTCCTCGACGAGC from bacterium includes:
- a CDS encoding ABC transporter ATP-binding protein, with protein sequence MEPLLSLNNVEVIYNDVILVLKGMSLKVEPGKIVALLGGNGGGKSTTLKAISGLLKSEEGEVTDGSITFLGERIDNADPESIVRQGIFQVMEGRRVFDELTVHDNLVAGAHTRRHWRDAKRDMEMVFTYFPRLKERRHNIAGYLSGGEQQMLAIGRALMARPKLMLLDEPSLGLAPLLVREIFEIIKRINEEEKATILLVEQNARVALSIAHYGYIMENGKIVLDDTVEKLKENEDIKEFYLGLSQVGGKKSFRDVKHYRRRKRWLS